One segment of Sulfobacillus thermosulfidooxidans DSM 9293 DNA contains the following:
- a CDS encoding alpha-ketoacid dehydrogenase subunit beta: protein MAVMSYLEAIRETLRQEMRRDSRIIIYGEDVGIRGGVFRVTEGLQKEFGEDRVIDSPLAEAAIVGTAIGAAVNGLRPIPEIQFADFIFPAMNQIVQEAARIRYRSNGAFGVPMVIRAPFGGGVHGALYHSQSVEAFFAHVPGLKVVIPSTPYDAKGLLAAAIEDEDPVLYFEHKAAYRSLKGEVPEERYLIPIGKADLKRTGKDLSIITYGLTVTYALKAAETLEQEGISVEVLDLRTIRPLDVEMILDTAKKTGKVLIVHEDNLTGGVGGEVSALIAEHALFYLDAPIRRLAGPDVPAMPYSPPLEHAFMVTTDKITEAARDLAKF from the coding sequence ATGGCAGTGATGAGTTATTTAGAAGCAATCCGGGAAACGTTACGACAAGAAATGCGTCGGGACAGCCGCATTATCATTTATGGAGAAGATGTGGGTATACGCGGTGGCGTGTTTCGAGTTACCGAAGGATTGCAAAAAGAATTTGGAGAAGACCGGGTTATCGACTCTCCGCTGGCGGAAGCGGCTATCGTCGGAACGGCTATTGGCGCCGCGGTCAACGGGTTGAGACCTATCCCTGAGATTCAGTTTGCCGACTTTATTTTTCCTGCCATGAACCAAATTGTTCAGGAAGCAGCGCGTATTCGTTACCGCTCGAATGGAGCCTTTGGAGTGCCCATGGTCATTCGTGCGCCTTTTGGAGGCGGAGTGCACGGTGCCTTATACCATTCGCAGAGTGTCGAAGCCTTTTTTGCGCATGTGCCGGGACTAAAAGTAGTCATCCCGAGCACCCCCTATGATGCTAAAGGTTTGTTAGCGGCAGCGATTGAAGATGAAGATCCCGTGCTCTACTTTGAGCACAAGGCCGCCTACCGCTCGCTAAAAGGGGAAGTGCCCGAGGAACGATATTTAATTCCTATTGGCAAGGCCGATCTCAAACGAACAGGAAAAGATCTGTCCATCATTACCTACGGGTTAACCGTCACCTATGCTTTGAAAGCAGCGGAAACCCTAGAGCAGGAAGGCATTTCGGTCGAAGTCCTCGATTTGCGCACGATCCGACCTTTGGACGTGGAAATGATATTGGATACGGCCAAGAAAACAGGAAAAGTGCTCATTGTTCATGAAGACAATTTAACCGGGGGCGTCGGCGGTGAAGTGAGTGCGCTGATCGCCGAGCATGCCTTGTTCTATCTGGACGCACCCATCAGACGGCTAGCGGGTCCCGATGTACCAGCCATGCCCTATAGTCCGCCGTTAGAGCACGCCTTTATGGTGACGACTGATAAAATTACCGAGGCCGCGAGAGATTTAGCGAAATTTTAA
- the tadA gene encoding tRNA adenosine(34) deaminase TadA, giving the protein MSVVRVLPGAPKNGDCVTLDYEPFMELALQEAKNAAQSGEVPVGAVLIREDGTVLAKNHNRREQDHDPTAHAELLVIREAAQKLGGWRLNGTTLLVTLEPCIMCAGAIILSRIDRLIYATPDPKGGAVHSLYQTLSDARLNHQVEVISGLQQEAAQNLLREFFRARR; this is encoded by the coding sequence GTGTCGGTGGTTCGAGTCCTCCCGGGCGCACCAAAAAATGGGGATTGTGTCACGCTAGATTATGAACCCTTTATGGAGCTGGCCCTACAGGAAGCCAAAAACGCCGCTCAATCGGGGGAAGTCCCGGTTGGAGCGGTCTTAATTCGCGAAGACGGTACGGTTCTAGCAAAAAACCATAACCGTCGAGAACAGGACCACGATCCCACGGCGCATGCCGAGTTATTGGTCATTCGCGAAGCGGCCCAAAAATTGGGTGGATGGCGACTTAATGGAACCACATTGCTGGTTACCCTTGAGCCTTGTATAATGTGTGCAGGAGCGATTATCTTGAGCCGGATTGACCGGCTGATTTATGCCACACCTGATCCGAAAGGTGGGGCGGTGCATAGCTTATATCAGACGTTAAGTGATGCGCGATTAAATCATCAAGTTGAAGTGATTTCAGGTCTTCAACAAGAAGCGGCACAAAATCTTTTGCGAGAATTTTTTCGTGCCCGGCGGTAA
- the lipB gene encoding lipoyl(octanoyl) transferase LipB: MNSGVLVDLGKMEYLKAWDVQRRIGQALFQNQIPDVLLLVEHPPVYTLGKGAHGSYQNLVWDEAKRAQEGITFVEVDRGGDITYHGPGQLVGYPILNLTRYGRDLHQYLRNLEEALIRALGDFGITAGRFPPNTGVWVGDEKIAAIGVKASRWITQHGFALNVAPNLEHFSGIIPCGIQDKGVTSMEKVLGKHVTLDEVKPIVVQHLSSVFQIDFDPVSLSSLIDYAS, encoded by the coding sequence ATGAATTCCGGAGTTCTGGTTGATCTCGGCAAGATGGAATATCTGAAGGCGTGGGATGTGCAGCGCCGTATCGGCCAAGCGCTGTTTCAAAACCAAATCCCCGATGTCCTCTTGCTTGTTGAGCATCCTCCGGTCTATACGCTCGGCAAAGGCGCTCACGGATCGTATCAAAACTTGGTCTGGGATGAAGCCAAACGCGCCCAGGAAGGCATTACGTTTGTCGAGGTCGACCGTGGAGGGGATATCACCTACCACGGCCCAGGCCAATTGGTCGGGTATCCGATTTTAAATCTGACCCGCTACGGCCGTGACCTCCACCAGTATTTACGCAATCTGGAAGAAGCGTTGATTAGGGCTCTAGGAGACTTTGGCATCACGGCGGGGAGATTTCCGCCTAATACGGGTGTTTGGGTAGGCGACGAAAAAATTGCAGCGATTGGTGTCAAAGCGAGCCGTTGGATTACGCAGCATGGTTTCGCCTTAAATGTTGCGCCTAATCTTGAACATTTTTCTGGCATCATTCCCTGTGGTATCCAGGATAAGGGTGTGACGTCTATGGAAAAAGTATTGGGCAAACATGTCACATTAGATGAGGTGAAACCCATCGTCGTTCAACATCTCTCTTCGGTCTTTCAGATTGATTTTGACCCGGTGTCGTTATCCTCACTCATCGATTATGCCTCCTAA
- a CDS encoding thiamine pyrophosphate-dependent dehydrogenase E1 component subunit alpha: MASINLTPELLKEMYYYMALSRALDDRMWILNRQGRAPVVYSANGHEAAQVGSVMALNRGEDWIVPYYRDLAMVLAYGETPREVMLHLLGRADDPNSGGRQMPAHWGLKRRHIFTTGSVVATQDVHATGLALASKILKDGRVSLASFGEGSTSQGEFHEALNFAAVHKLPVIFLNENNGYAISVPARKQMAIMDVAARAQGYGMPGVIVDGNDPVKVYEVTAEAVERARRGEGPTLIEAKTYRFVPHSSDDDDRAYRSREEVAEWKKRDPVITFEKRLLDEKIMTPDELKAMQQRIKDEVNDATDFAEKAPLPDPSTLGRYVYAE; the protein is encoded by the coding sequence GTGGCAAGTATTAATTTAACTCCCGAACTGTTGAAGGAAATGTATTATTATATGGCGTTATCACGGGCCTTGGATGATCGGATGTGGATTTTAAACCGCCAAGGACGGGCGCCAGTGGTTTACTCGGCGAATGGCCATGAAGCGGCCCAAGTGGGGTCGGTGATGGCGTTAAATCGCGGCGAAGACTGGATTGTTCCCTATTACCGAGATTTAGCTATGGTCCTAGCTTATGGGGAGACACCGCGGGAAGTCATGTTGCACTTGTTGGGACGTGCGGATGATCCCAACTCCGGAGGGCGGCAAATGCCCGCTCACTGGGGACTCAAACGGCGGCACATTTTTACGACTGGGTCTGTGGTGGCAACCCAGGATGTGCATGCGACGGGTTTGGCACTGGCTTCGAAAATACTCAAAGATGGACGGGTATCCCTCGCCTCCTTTGGCGAAGGCTCAACCAGTCAAGGTGAATTCCACGAAGCGTTGAATTTTGCGGCAGTTCACAAACTTCCCGTCATTTTCCTCAATGAAAATAATGGGTACGCCATTTCGGTTCCGGCGCGTAAGCAAATGGCCATTATGGATGTGGCCGCCCGGGCCCAAGGCTATGGCATGCCCGGAGTCATCGTCGACGGCAATGATCCGGTCAAGGTCTATGAAGTCACGGCTGAGGCCGTGGAACGGGCACGACGCGGGGAAGGGCCGACGTTAATTGAGGCCAAAACTTACCGGTTTGTGCCGCACTCGAGTGATGACGACGACCGGGCTTATAGGTCCCGGGAAGAAGTGGCGGAATGGAAGAAGCGTGATCCGGTTATTACCTTTGAAAAACGGCTGCTAGACGAAAAGATTATGACGCCCGATGAACTTAAAGCCATGCAGCAACGGATTAAGGACGAAGTCAATGATGCCACAGACTTTGCCGAAAAGGCACCATTACCCGATCCGAGTACGCTAGGACGGTATGTTTACGCCGAATAA
- a CDS encoding YbaB/EbfC family nucleoid-associated protein, which translates to MGFNANNMQKMMKQVQKMQQDMARVQEELQHEMVEVETGGVVKAVFNGHGEIQSITIQPEAVDPSDVEMLQDLILAAVREGQKKSQELASSRLNDVTKGMNLPNIPGLM; encoded by the coding sequence ATGGGATTTAATGCCAATAACATGCAGAAGATGATGAAGCAAGTGCAGAAAATGCAACAAGATATGGCGCGGGTCCAAGAAGAGTTACAGCATGAAATGGTGGAAGTGGAGACAGGCGGAGTGGTCAAAGCGGTCTTTAACGGACATGGGGAAATTCAATCGATCACCATCCAACCGGAGGCTGTGGATCCGAGCGATGTAGAAATGCTGCAAGATTTAATATTGGCGGCTGTGCGGGAAGGGCAGAAAAAGTCTCAAGAACTGGCCAGCAGCCGGTTAAACGATGTGACTAAGGGTATGAATCTACCGAATATTCCCGGGCTCATGTAG
- a CDS encoding thiamine pyrophosphate-dependent dehydrogenase E1 component subunit alpha, with amino-acid sequence MAQRETLSGLHIDWQKLKTMYYYMVLSRKLDERMWILNRQGKAPFVISCQGQEGAQAGVAMALDPSVDWIAPYYRDLGVVLAFGMTPREVMLGLLAKKDDPSSGGRQMPAHYGHRAKRIFTGSSPVTTQVTHAAGLALAIKLRHQPGIAAVFLGEGSTSQGEFHEALNFAAVHKLPLIVVVENNGYAISVPQAHQMAVLNVADKAQGYGIPGVVVQGSDPLAVYEATLAARERALRGEGPTLIEAKTHRYTPHSSDDDDKTYRPEGELAREKADDPVVVFRQWLTDQGQWDDQQEQELLHQVRQIVDDATDYALNAEDPDPKTLMDHVYFSPPSS; translated from the coding sequence ATGGCGCAGAGAGAGACACTCTCTGGGCTCCACATTGACTGGCAAAAATTAAAGACCATGTACTATTACATGGTACTAAGTCGGAAGCTTGACGAACGCATGTGGATTTTGAACCGGCAGGGGAAAGCGCCGTTTGTGATTTCTTGTCAAGGACAAGAGGGCGCGCAAGCCGGCGTGGCTATGGCATTAGATCCATCGGTGGATTGGATTGCGCCATATTATCGCGATTTGGGTGTGGTGTTGGCTTTTGGTATGACGCCCAGAGAAGTGATGTTAGGGCTTTTGGCGAAAAAGGACGACCCGAGCTCGGGAGGCCGTCAAATGCCCGCGCATTATGGTCACCGTGCCAAGCGAATTTTTACCGGTTCCTCACCCGTTACAACCCAGGTGACCCACGCCGCAGGACTGGCCTTGGCGATTAAATTACGCCACCAACCAGGGATTGCCGCGGTGTTTTTAGGCGAAGGCTCAACCAGCCAGGGGGAATTTCATGAAGCCTTAAATTTTGCGGCGGTGCACAAATTGCCCTTGATTGTCGTGGTAGAAAATAATGGATATGCCATATCGGTGCCCCAAGCCCATCAAATGGCGGTATTAAATGTGGCCGATAAGGCGCAAGGATATGGGATTCCGGGTGTCGTCGTTCAAGGGTCGGATCCCCTTGCTGTATATGAAGCGACGTTGGCTGCGCGCGAAAGAGCACTGCGCGGGGAAGGGCCGACACTGATTGAAGCGAAGACACACCGTTATACGCCCCATTCCAGTGACGACGATGACAAGACGTATCGTCCCGAAGGCGAATTAGCCCGGGAAAAAGCCGATGATCCCGTGGTGGTTTTTCGGCAGTGGCTCACAGACCAGGGGCAGTGGGATGACCAGCAAGAACAAGAGCTTCTTCACCAGGTGCGTCAAATCGTGGATGATGCCACGGATTACGCGTTAAATGCGGAAGATCCCGATCCCAAGACGTTGATGGATCATGTCTATTTTTCACCGCCATCATCCTAA
- the lpdA gene encoding dihydrolipoyl dehydrogenase, with protein MAETQFDLIVLGGGTGGYVAAIRAAQLGLKTALVDKAKVGGTCLHQGCIPTKALLNTAEVLHTFKHAGDYGLVAQEVALDYPKAVARKNKVVDQLYRGVQFLLKKNKVSVFEGYGRLKGAQHVEVSAQDGSTTLLEAKDILIATGSVPRQLPNVPFDGQRVLSSDDVLSRADIPSSVVILGGGAIGVEFASMYNDFGSQVTIVEMLPHILPQDDEEVAEQLTKLLTRRGIKIYTSASFDPSSLKIDDNKIHADVVKADQSRVPVEGDVLLVAIGRKAVTENLGLEEVGVEIQRGFIVVDDHYRTNVPHVYAIGDVIGGYLLAHVAAHEGMIAVETIAGKNPELLNPHRIPRVTYSRPEVASVGLSEKEAKAQGYDVKVGIFPFRANGKSLILGEADGMVKLVADKKTDALLGAHIVGPHASDLINEMALAKFLEATAWEVAESVHAHPTVSEVLHEAALAVDGMAIHI; from the coding sequence ATGGCAGAAACGCAATTTGATCTCATTGTATTGGGTGGGGGCACTGGCGGATATGTTGCCGCCATTCGTGCAGCCCAACTCGGACTCAAAACCGCTTTGGTTGATAAAGCGAAGGTGGGAGGAACCTGCCTGCACCAGGGATGTATTCCCACTAAAGCCCTGTTGAACACGGCAGAAGTGCTACATACCTTTAAACATGCGGGCGATTATGGGCTTGTGGCGCAAGAGGTGGCGTTAGATTATCCTAAAGCGGTAGCTAGGAAGAACAAAGTTGTCGATCAACTGTACCGGGGTGTACAGTTTTTGTTGAAAAAGAATAAAGTGAGCGTGTTCGAAGGCTACGGACGGCTTAAAGGCGCTCAGCATGTCGAAGTGTCAGCTCAAGACGGCTCGACCACCCTCTTAGAGGCCAAAGATATTCTCATTGCCACAGGCTCTGTCCCGCGCCAATTACCAAATGTACCCTTTGATGGTCAACGGGTGTTAAGCTCGGATGATGTTTTAAGTCGTGCCGATATTCCGTCCTCGGTGGTGATTTTAGGTGGAGGCGCTATTGGCGTGGAGTTTGCTTCCATGTACAATGATTTTGGGTCTCAGGTCACCATCGTGGAAATGTTACCGCATATTTTACCGCAAGATGATGAAGAAGTGGCCGAGCAATTAACCAAGCTGTTAACTCGGCGCGGCATTAAGATTTACACCTCTGCAAGTTTTGATCCATCTTCGTTGAAGATTGACGACAACAAGATTCATGCAGACGTCGTAAAAGCCGATCAAAGTCGAGTCCCGGTAGAGGGCGATGTCTTATTAGTGGCTATTGGCCGTAAAGCCGTCACCGAAAATCTGGGATTGGAAGAAGTCGGTGTCGAGATTCAGCGCGGTTTTATTGTGGTGGATGATCACTACCGCACCAATGTCCCTCACGTGTATGCCATCGGCGATGTGATTGGAGGATATTTGTTAGCGCACGTGGCAGCTCATGAAGGCATGATTGCCGTCGAGACGATTGCTGGTAAAAATCCAGAATTGCTGAATCCACACCGGATCCCACGGGTCACTTATTCACGCCCCGAAGTGGCATCGGTGGGCCTCAGTGAGAAAGAAGCCAAGGCACAAGGTTATGACGTGAAAGTGGGCATATTCCCATTTCGCGCCAATGGTAAATCCCTGATTTTGGGAGAGGCCGATGGCATGGTAAAATTAGTCGCTGACAAAAAAACGGATGCACTGCTTGGGGCACACATTGTGGGTCCCCACGCGTCGGACCTCATTAATGAGATGGCCCTGGCCAAGTTTTTGGAAGCGACAGCATGGGAAGTGGCTGAAAGCGTGCATGCTCATCCGACCGTTTCGGAAGTGCTTCATGAAGCGGCTTTGGCAGTGGATGGCATGGCCATTCATATCTAA
- a CDS encoding dihydrolipoamide acetyltransferase family protein, with amino-acid sequence MAEVVLMPQLGESVTEGTIGRWLKKVGDPVEKYESLLEVLTDKVNAEVPAPVGGTVSKILVEEGQTVAVGTPICEITVEGEETGDHSATANTQPAASPSQEDSTPKKAVLSAATTVENTEGASESLRGRYSPAVRRLAMENHINPDTITGSGAKGRVTRQDILNAVAKQAEAPKVTPSEHEEPRAQKPASPPPAPAPGTVSVVNGAPAVIDPEDEIVPLSSIRKVIAERMVRSKTTVPHAWLMMEVDVSGLVALREQLKEEFKAKEGVSLTYMPFMLRAVVQALKAVPEMNAQWNGDSIVMKKRINIGMATATDRGLVVPVIKDADQKNIVGLAKASQDLVKRARAGRLTMDDLTGGTFTVDNTGAIGTVLTYPIINAPEVGIITMESIVKRPVVIQDMVAIRPMMNICISFDHRVVDGAEAGKFVRLVKENLEAIGPSTSIY; translated from the coding sequence ATGGCAGAAGTCGTATTGATGCCGCAATTAGGGGAGTCTGTAACTGAAGGGACGATCGGACGGTGGTTAAAAAAAGTGGGGGATCCGGTCGAAAAATACGAGTCGTTGCTTGAAGTATTGACGGACAAAGTCAATGCCGAGGTTCCGGCTCCCGTTGGCGGCACCGTCAGCAAAATTTTGGTGGAAGAGGGTCAAACCGTTGCCGTAGGGACGCCCATTTGTGAAATTACGGTCGAGGGAGAAGAGACAGGCGATCATAGCGCTACGGCAAACACCCAGCCAGCAGCATCTCCATCTCAAGAGGATAGCACACCAAAGAAGGCCGTTTTGTCCGCTGCGACCACTGTGGAGAATACGGAGGGTGCTAGTGAATCATTACGGGGACGGTATTCTCCTGCGGTGCGTCGGCTGGCGATGGAAAATCACATTAATCCCGATACCATTACCGGTTCAGGGGCCAAAGGCCGGGTCACTCGTCAAGATATCTTAAATGCGGTGGCCAAACAAGCTGAGGCGCCCAAGGTAACCCCCAGTGAACACGAAGAACCCAGGGCCCAGAAGCCTGCATCGCCACCGCCTGCACCCGCTCCGGGAACCGTTTCCGTCGTCAATGGCGCTCCCGCCGTCATAGATCCGGAAGATGAGATTGTCCCACTCTCCTCTATCCGCAAGGTCATTGCCGAGCGAATGGTGCGGTCCAAGACAACCGTTCCCCATGCCTGGTTGATGATGGAGGTCGATGTGAGTGGCCTCGTGGCTTTGCGCGAGCAGTTGAAGGAGGAATTCAAGGCTAAAGAAGGGGTATCCTTAACCTACATGCCATTTATGCTGCGCGCCGTGGTCCAAGCGCTTAAAGCGGTTCCGGAAATGAATGCGCAATGGAATGGCGACAGCATTGTGATGAAAAAGCGGATTAACATCGGCATGGCTACCGCCACGGACCGCGGTTTAGTGGTTCCGGTGATTAAGGATGCGGACCAAAAGAATATTGTGGGATTAGCTAAAGCGTCGCAAGATCTCGTCAAGCGGGCCCGGGCTGGGCGCCTGACCATGGATGATTTGACAGGGGGCACTTTTACTGTCGACAATACCGGAGCGATTGGGACCGTCTTAACCTATCCTATTATTAACGCACCGGAAGTCGGAATCATTACTATGGAATCGATTGTCAAACGCCCGGTGGTGATTCAGGACATGGTGGCGATTCGCCCCATGATGAATATCTGCATCTCCTTTGACCACCGGGTTGTGGATGGGGCTGAAGCTGGAAAATTTGTCCGATTGGTCAAAGAAAACCTCGAGGCCATTGGCCCATCCACATCGATATATTAA
- the dnaX gene encoding DNA polymerase III subunit gamma/tau translates to MAHQALYRIYRPRSFDEVIGQSRVVETLRQAVRQSRLTHAYLFAGPRGTGKTSVARILAKAIQCEALTEEGEPCLQCSACIAVEKGQHLDVLEIDAASNRGIDEIREIKERIDQSPVMGRYRIYIIDEVHMLTTEAFNALLKTLEEPPPHVIFVLATTEPQKLPVTVLSRCQRYEFQRLTVGLIEERIRQVIAEEHVQVEPAALELIAEYADGAMRDALSLLDQTIAVSGKNITYQTVSELVGTVEPIMMEQIMTALTSPTDLGDVMRTLDDIYRQGKDYRTVLRSIAQQIRDIVIWRQAGKDLFPQYRREWLEQLDARLPAKISAASWFHALELLAEADTRLRSGFPAQLSVELALLKIREELAYPTEPSSVQEERERAHRVTSPPKAAPVVYAEEAVHNPERVSSAPKSSADKNHDNDVAPIDSQDMSQDERLKLFLEAIRQERPSTYALLQEARLQVTPKALEVIFSFPAHRDLMMASHHKALLEQVLHKVYGPEMQYYLLVGNERPVMVSKPTAPPLSQNDRAALVDEIRSWFGAELPVKNIEESNEGGQ, encoded by the coding sequence GTGGCACACCAAGCACTATACCGAATTTATCGGCCTCGGTCATTTGACGAGGTAATCGGGCAAAGTCGGGTGGTTGAGACTTTGCGTCAAGCGGTGCGCCAGTCTCGCCTTACCCACGCCTATTTATTTGCTGGCCCCCGCGGAACGGGCAAGACGAGTGTCGCCCGTATTTTAGCCAAGGCGATTCAATGTGAAGCCTTGACCGAGGAGGGAGAACCGTGTCTTCAGTGTTCGGCATGTATAGCCGTCGAAAAGGGCCAGCACTTGGATGTTCTGGAAATTGACGCGGCTTCTAATCGTGGAATTGATGAAATTCGGGAAATTAAAGAGCGCATTGATCAATCGCCGGTTATGGGACGCTACCGGATTTATATTATTGACGAAGTCCATATGCTCACGACCGAAGCGTTTAACGCCTTACTCAAGACGCTGGAAGAACCACCTCCGCATGTGATTTTTGTCTTGGCGACGACTGAGCCCCAAAAGCTTCCGGTAACCGTCTTGTCCCGCTGCCAACGCTATGAATTTCAGCGCTTGACGGTGGGGTTAATCGAGGAGCGGATTAGGCAAGTTATTGCAGAAGAACACGTGCAGGTTGAACCGGCAGCACTCGAACTCATTGCGGAATATGCCGATGGCGCCATGCGAGATGCCTTGAGTTTGCTTGATCAAACCATTGCGGTAAGCGGCAAAAACATTACCTACCAAACCGTCAGCGAACTGGTGGGTACTGTGGAACCGATCATGATGGAACAGATTATGACGGCTTTAACATCGCCGACGGATTTAGGCGATGTGATGCGGACATTGGATGACATTTACCGCCAAGGTAAAGATTACCGCACTGTGTTACGCAGTATTGCGCAACAGATTCGTGACATCGTTATTTGGCGCCAGGCGGGAAAAGATCTCTTTCCTCAATACCGCCGGGAATGGCTTGAACAACTGGACGCGAGGCTGCCTGCCAAAATTTCGGCTGCGTCGTGGTTTCATGCTTTAGAACTGTTAGCAGAAGCGGATACCCGTCTGCGTAGTGGATTTCCTGCGCAGTTATCGGTGGAATTGGCGCTATTGAAAATTCGAGAAGAATTAGCTTATCCGACAGAGCCCTCTTCCGTGCAAGAGGAAAGAGAGAGGGCGCATCGTGTGACCTCGCCACCCAAAGCTGCACCGGTTGTTTATGCGGAAGAAGCGGTCCATAATCCCGAACGAGTTTCGAGCGCTCCGAAGTCGTCAGCCGACAAAAACCATGACAATGACGTCGCTCCCATCGATTCTCAAGACATGAGTCAAGATGAGCGTCTAAAGCTGTTTTTGGAAGCGATTCGTCAAGAACGGCCGTCCACCTATGCTTTATTACAAGAAGCCCGCCTTCAAGTGACGCCAAAGGCGCTCGAAGTGATCTTTTCCTTTCCGGCCCATCGTGATTTAATGATGGCATCACATCATAAAGCGTTATTAGAGCAAGTGTTGCACAAGGTTTATGGGCCCGAAATGCAGTATTATTTATTGGTAGGCAATGAGCGTCCTGTGATGGTGTCTAAACCCACTGCACCACCATTATCGCAAAATGATCGTGCAGCTCTTGTCGATGAAATTCGATCATGGTTCGGTGCCGAACTTCCGGTAAAGAATATCGAGGAATCCAACGAAGGAGGACAATAA
- the lipA gene encoding lipoyl synthase: MEPLPLHSDRKAPSKPLPPWLKVRLTQGKNYLDLKNLMREQTLHTVCEEALCPNIYECWESRTATFLILGDICTRNCGFCAITTGRPTHLDWEEPKRVADTVEHMGLRHVVITSVTRDDVEDGGAAIFAATIEAIRERVPGCSIEVLTPDFMGNWDALQTVVKARPEIFNHNTETVPRLYRHVRPKAQYERTMEFLRRIKDQDPTIVTKSGIMVGLGETREEIHQVFVDMRANHVDVLTVGQYLRPDMKHLPVERYYTPEEFAEIKEEALALGFAHVESGPLVRSSYHAASQVPEVSR, encoded by the coding sequence ATGGAACCATTACCGTTACACTCGGACCGCAAAGCGCCATCGAAACCTTTGCCACCGTGGCTGAAAGTCCGGTTGACACAGGGAAAAAATTATCTCGATTTGAAAAACCTGATGCGCGAACAGACACTGCACACGGTCTGTGAAGAAGCGTTATGCCCCAATATTTACGAATGCTGGGAAAGCCGAACGGCAACATTCTTGATTCTCGGGGATATTTGTACCCGTAACTGCGGATTTTGTGCCATTACCACAGGCCGACCTACTCATCTCGACTGGGAAGAACCGAAGCGGGTGGCTGATACGGTGGAACACATGGGACTTCGACATGTGGTGATTACCTCGGTGACCCGTGATGATGTAGAAGATGGGGGTGCTGCCATTTTTGCAGCAACCATCGAGGCGATTCGGGAGCGGGTGCCAGGCTGCAGTATCGAGGTTCTGACCCCCGACTTTATGGGAAATTGGGATGCGTTACAAACGGTGGTCAAAGCGCGTCCGGAAATCTTTAACCATAATACGGAAACTGTTCCCCGTTTATACCGACATGTCCGTCCCAAAGCCCAGTATGAACGAACCATGGAATTCTTACGCCGGATTAAAGACCAGGACCCGACCATTGTCACCAAGTCCGGAATAATGGTGGGACTTGGAGAGACACGTGAAGAAATCCATCAAGTGTTTGTGGATATGCGTGCCAATCACGTCGACGTACTGACGGTGGGGCAATATTTAAGGCCGGATATGAAGCATTTGCCCGTAGAGCGTTACTACACGCCGGAAGAATTTGCCGAGATTAAAGAGGAAGCCTTAGCATTAGGATTTGCGCATGTGGAATCGGGACCTTTGGTTCGTAGTTCCTACCATGCCGCATCTCAAGTTCCTGAGGTCAGTCGATGA